One region of Tachysurus vachellii isolate PV-2020 chromosome 11, HZAU_Pvac_v1, whole genome shotgun sequence genomic DNA includes:
- the gucd1 gene encoding protein GUCD1 isoform X4 yields the protein MSNDLSLHPTDVVMLNVPIIRQLYHWDCGLACSKMVLKYLHPVSEDEFRRACSELKLTESVWTIDLAYLMGQLGVKHCFCTQTLGVDKGFKNQSFYKKHFDSEEDRVNELFLKAESRGIMVKKCSVTVQEIQSHLNHGHVAIVLVNAVVLMCELCSTSVKYCCFLPVNQKCFCSTPDYQGHFVVVCGFNRTAGCIFYNNPAYSDRVCCTSISNFEEARMSYGTDEDILFIFKDS from the exons ATGTCAAATGACTTGTCCCTCCACCCGACAGACGTCGTTATGTTAAATGTACCAATTATCCGCCAGTTGTACCACTGGGACTGCGGTTTAGCGTGTTCTAAAATGGTATTAAA ATATCTACATCCAGTGAGTGAAGATGAGTTTCGGAGAGCCTGCTCTGAACTGAAATTGACAGAAAGCGTGTGGACCATTGACCTTGCTTATCTCATGGGCCAGCTAGGCGTAAAGCACTGTTTCTGCACACAAACATTAGGGGTAGACAAGGGGTTTAAAAACCAG TCATTCTACAAAAAGCATTTTGATTCAGAAGAGGACAGAGTTAATGAACTCTTTCTGAAAGCAGAGAGCCGAGGCATAATGGTAAAGAAATG ctCTGTGACTGTTCAGGAGATCCAGTCTCATCTGAACCATGGACATGTGGCCATTGTGCTGGTAAATGCTGTAGTGTTAATGTGCGAACTCTGCTCCACTTCAGTCAAGTACTGCTGCTTTCTACCTGTGAATCAGAAGTGTTTCTGCAGTACACCTGATTACCAAGGCCactttgtggttgtgtgtggatTTAATCGTACTGCTGGGTGCATTTTCTATAACAATCCTGCTTATTCTGACC GTGTCTGCTGTACAAGCATTAGCAATTTTGAAGAAGCAAGAATGAGCTATGGAACAGATGAGGACATACTTTTCATCTTCAAGGACAGCTGA
- the gucd1 gene encoding protein GUCD1 isoform X2, producing the protein MLLNIIYDGKMSNDLSLHPTDVVMLNVPIIRQLYHWDCGLACSKMVLKYLHPVSEDEFRRACSELKLTESVWTIDLAYLMGQLGVKHCFCTQTLGVDKGFKNQSFYKKHFDSEEDRVNELFLKAESRGIMVKKCSVTVQEIQSHLNHGHVAIVLVNAVVLMCELCSTSVKYCCFLPVNQKCFCSTPDYQGHFVVVCGFNRTAGCIFYNNPAYSDRVCCTSISNFEEARMSYGTDEDILFIFKDS; encoded by the exons ATGCTATTGAATATTATTTACGATG GTAAAATGTCAAATGACTTGTCCCTCCACCCGACAGACGTCGTTATGTTAAATGTACCAATTATCCGCCAGTTGTACCACTGGGACTGCGGTTTAGCGTGTTCTAAAATGGTATTAAA ATATCTACATCCAGTGAGTGAAGATGAGTTTCGGAGAGCCTGCTCTGAACTGAAATTGACAGAAAGCGTGTGGACCATTGACCTTGCTTATCTCATGGGCCAGCTAGGCGTAAAGCACTGTTTCTGCACACAAACATTAGGGGTAGACAAGGGGTTTAAAAACCAG TCATTCTACAAAAAGCATTTTGATTCAGAAGAGGACAGAGTTAATGAACTCTTTCTGAAAGCAGAGAGCCGAGGCATAATGGTAAAGAAATG ctCTGTGACTGTTCAGGAGATCCAGTCTCATCTGAACCATGGACATGTGGCCATTGTGCTGGTAAATGCTGTAGTGTTAATGTGCGAACTCTGCTCCACTTCAGTCAAGTACTGCTGCTTTCTACCTGTGAATCAGAAGTGTTTCTGCAGTACACCTGATTACCAAGGCCactttgtggttgtgtgtggatTTAATCGTACTGCTGGGTGCATTTTCTATAACAATCCTGCTTATTCTGACC GTGTCTGCTGTACAAGCATTAGCAATTTTGAAGAAGCAAGAATGAGCTATGGAACAGATGAGGACATACTTTTCATCTTCAAGGACAGCTGA
- the gucd1 gene encoding protein GUCD1 isoform X5, producing the protein MLLNIIYDDVVMLNVPIIRQLYHWDCGLACSKMVLKYLHPVSEDEFRRACSELKLTESVWTIDLAYLMGQLGVKHCFCTQTLGVDKGFKNQSFYKKHFDSEEDRVNELFLKAESRGIMVKKCSVTVQEIQSHLNHGHVAIVLVNAVVLMCELCSTSVKYCCFLPVNQKCFCSTPDYQGHFVVVCGFNRTAGCIFYNNPAYSDRVCCTSISNFEEARMSYGTDEDILFIFKDS; encoded by the exons ATGCTATTGAATATTATTTACGATG ACGTCGTTATGTTAAATGTACCAATTATCCGCCAGTTGTACCACTGGGACTGCGGTTTAGCGTGTTCTAAAATGGTATTAAA ATATCTACATCCAGTGAGTGAAGATGAGTTTCGGAGAGCCTGCTCTGAACTGAAATTGACAGAAAGCGTGTGGACCATTGACCTTGCTTATCTCATGGGCCAGCTAGGCGTAAAGCACTGTTTCTGCACACAAACATTAGGGGTAGACAAGGGGTTTAAAAACCAG TCATTCTACAAAAAGCATTTTGATTCAGAAGAGGACAGAGTTAATGAACTCTTTCTGAAAGCAGAGAGCCGAGGCATAATGGTAAAGAAATG ctCTGTGACTGTTCAGGAGATCCAGTCTCATCTGAACCATGGACATGTGGCCATTGTGCTGGTAAATGCTGTAGTGTTAATGTGCGAACTCTGCTCCACTTCAGTCAAGTACTGCTGCTTTCTACCTGTGAATCAGAAGTGTTTCTGCAGTACACCTGATTACCAAGGCCactttgtggttgtgtgtggatTTAATCGTACTGCTGGGTGCATTTTCTATAACAATCCTGCTTATTCTGACC GTGTCTGCTGTACAAGCATTAGCAATTTTGAAGAAGCAAGAATGAGCTATGGAACAGATGAGGACATACTTTTCATCTTCAAGGACAGCTGA
- the gucd1 gene encoding protein GUCD1 isoform X3, with translation MTSVQAPNSHFLDVVMLNVPIIRQLYHWDCGLACSKMVLKYLHPVSEDEFRRACSELKLTESVWTIDLAYLMGQLGVKHCFCTQTLGVDKGFKNQSFYKKHFDSEEDRVNELFLKAESRGIMVKKCSVTVQEIQSHLNHGHVAIVLVNAVVLMCELCSTSVKYCCFLPVNQKCFCSTPDYQGHFVVVCGFNRTAGCIFYNNPAYSDRVCCTSISNFEEARMSYGTDEDILFIFKDS, from the exons ATGACATCAGTCCAAGCACCGAATTCCCACTTCCTAG ACGTCGTTATGTTAAATGTACCAATTATCCGCCAGTTGTACCACTGGGACTGCGGTTTAGCGTGTTCTAAAATGGTATTAAA ATATCTACATCCAGTGAGTGAAGATGAGTTTCGGAGAGCCTGCTCTGAACTGAAATTGACAGAAAGCGTGTGGACCATTGACCTTGCTTATCTCATGGGCCAGCTAGGCGTAAAGCACTGTTTCTGCACACAAACATTAGGGGTAGACAAGGGGTTTAAAAACCAG TCATTCTACAAAAAGCATTTTGATTCAGAAGAGGACAGAGTTAATGAACTCTTTCTGAAAGCAGAGAGCCGAGGCATAATGGTAAAGAAATG ctCTGTGACTGTTCAGGAGATCCAGTCTCATCTGAACCATGGACATGTGGCCATTGTGCTGGTAAATGCTGTAGTGTTAATGTGCGAACTCTGCTCCACTTCAGTCAAGTACTGCTGCTTTCTACCTGTGAATCAGAAGTGTTTCTGCAGTACACCTGATTACCAAGGCCactttgtggttgtgtgtggatTTAATCGTACTGCTGGGTGCATTTTCTATAACAATCCTGCTTATTCTGACC GTGTCTGCTGTACAAGCATTAGCAATTTTGAAGAAGCAAGAATGAGCTATGGAACAGATGAGGACATACTTTTCATCTTCAAGGACAGCTGA
- the gucd1 gene encoding protein GUCD1 isoform X1 yields the protein MTSVQAPNSHFLGKMSNDLSLHPTDVVMLNVPIIRQLYHWDCGLACSKMVLKYLHPVSEDEFRRACSELKLTESVWTIDLAYLMGQLGVKHCFCTQTLGVDKGFKNQSFYKKHFDSEEDRVNELFLKAESRGIMVKKCSVTVQEIQSHLNHGHVAIVLVNAVVLMCELCSTSVKYCCFLPVNQKCFCSTPDYQGHFVVVCGFNRTAGCIFYNNPAYSDRVCCTSISNFEEARMSYGTDEDILFIFKDS from the exons ATGACATCAGTCCAAGCACCGAATTCCCACTTCCTAG GTAAAATGTCAAATGACTTGTCCCTCCACCCGACAGACGTCGTTATGTTAAATGTACCAATTATCCGCCAGTTGTACCACTGGGACTGCGGTTTAGCGTGTTCTAAAATGGTATTAAA ATATCTACATCCAGTGAGTGAAGATGAGTTTCGGAGAGCCTGCTCTGAACTGAAATTGACAGAAAGCGTGTGGACCATTGACCTTGCTTATCTCATGGGCCAGCTAGGCGTAAAGCACTGTTTCTGCACACAAACATTAGGGGTAGACAAGGGGTTTAAAAACCAG TCATTCTACAAAAAGCATTTTGATTCAGAAGAGGACAGAGTTAATGAACTCTTTCTGAAAGCAGAGAGCCGAGGCATAATGGTAAAGAAATG ctCTGTGACTGTTCAGGAGATCCAGTCTCATCTGAACCATGGACATGTGGCCATTGTGCTGGTAAATGCTGTAGTGTTAATGTGCGAACTCTGCTCCACTTCAGTCAAGTACTGCTGCTTTCTACCTGTGAATCAGAAGTGTTTCTGCAGTACACCTGATTACCAAGGCCactttgtggttgtgtgtggatTTAATCGTACTGCTGGGTGCATTTTCTATAACAATCCTGCTTATTCTGACC GTGTCTGCTGTACAAGCATTAGCAATTTTGAAGAAGCAAGAATGAGCTATGGAACAGATGAGGACATACTTTTCATCTTCAAGGACAGCTGA
- the gucd1 gene encoding protein GUCD1 isoform X6, with protein MLNVPIIRQLYHWDCGLACSKMVLKYLHPVSEDEFRRACSELKLTESVWTIDLAYLMGQLGVKHCFCTQTLGVDKGFKNQSFYKKHFDSEEDRVNELFLKAESRGIMVKKCSVTVQEIQSHLNHGHVAIVLVNAVVLMCELCSTSVKYCCFLPVNQKCFCSTPDYQGHFVVVCGFNRTAGCIFYNNPAYSDRVCCTSISNFEEARMSYGTDEDILFIFKDS; from the exons ATGTTAAATGTACCAATTATCCGCCAGTTGTACCACTGGGACTGCGGTTTAGCGTGTTCTAAAATGGTATTAAA ATATCTACATCCAGTGAGTGAAGATGAGTTTCGGAGAGCCTGCTCTGAACTGAAATTGACAGAAAGCGTGTGGACCATTGACCTTGCTTATCTCATGGGCCAGCTAGGCGTAAAGCACTGTTTCTGCACACAAACATTAGGGGTAGACAAGGGGTTTAAAAACCAG TCATTCTACAAAAAGCATTTTGATTCAGAAGAGGACAGAGTTAATGAACTCTTTCTGAAAGCAGAGAGCCGAGGCATAATGGTAAAGAAATG ctCTGTGACTGTTCAGGAGATCCAGTCTCATCTGAACCATGGACATGTGGCCATTGTGCTGGTAAATGCTGTAGTGTTAATGTGCGAACTCTGCTCCACTTCAGTCAAGTACTGCTGCTTTCTACCTGTGAATCAGAAGTGTTTCTGCAGTACACCTGATTACCAAGGCCactttgtggttgtgtgtggatTTAATCGTACTGCTGGGTGCATTTTCTATAACAATCCTGCTTATTCTGACC GTGTCTGCTGTACAAGCATTAGCAATTTTGAAGAAGCAAGAATGAGCTATGGAACAGATGAGGACATACTTTTCATCTTCAAGGACAGCTGA